One Mycolicibacterium fallax genomic window, CGTTGCCGTGATGCGCGGCGATCAGGTCCATCATCGCGGTGTACAGCGCCCGCTCATCGCGGGGCTGGCAGCGCAGCACGTTCAGGTGCAGGTTGCCCTCGCCGACGTGGCCGAACAGCACCGGGATGGCCCCGGGAACGTGCTCGGCCAGCAGTGCGGCGGCGGCCTGCTCGAACGGTTCTACCTGCCTCAGCGGCAGTGAAACGTCGAACTTCAGCGGCGGCCCGTAGGCGCCGAGGATCTCGTTGACCGATTCGCGGACCCGCCACAGCCGCTGCTGGTCGCCGGTGTCGATGCCGACCGCGGGTTCCGCCGACAGCGGCAGCCGCTCCAGCAGGTCGGCAAGCCGTTCAGTCTGGTCGTCGTCGCCGGCCAACTCGATGAGCAGCAGCCAATGCGCGCTCACCGGGGCGGCGACGCCGAGCCGCTCGGCGGCCACCGCGACGCCGCGCGGATCGATCAGTTCCAGGGCGGCGATGGTCTCGACGTCGCGCAGCAGCCGACCGGCGTCGACCAGGGCGGTCAGCGAATCGAAGCCGGCGATCGCGGTGACCCGGTGCGCCGGGGCCGGGTGCAACCGGATGTCCAGGCCGGTGATCACCCCGAGGGTGCCCTCGGCGCCGACGAACAGTGCGGTGAGGTCGTAGCCGGTGTTGTCGCGGCGGACCTCGGAGTGCCGGTGCAGGATCGAGCCGTCGGGCAGCGCGATGTCCAGGCCGAGGATCTGCTCGCCCATATTGCCGTAGCGCACGGTCCGCAGGCCCCCGGCGTTGGTGGAGGCCATCCCGCCGATGGTGGCGGTGTCACGGGCGGCCAGGTCCACCCCGAAGACCAGGTCGGCGGCCCGCGCGGCGGCCTGCAGGTCGGCGGCGGTCACCCCGGCGCCGGCGCGCACCCGGCGGTCGGTGCGGTCCACCTCGCCGATCTCGGTGAGCCGCTCGGTGGACAGCAGCACGTCGTCGTGCTCGGGCACCGTCCCGGCGACCAGTGAGGTGCGGCCGCCCTGCACGGTGACGTGCGCGCCGCCGTCGCGGCAGATCCGCAGCGCGACGGCGACCTCGGTGGCCGAGCCGGGCCGGACCAGTGCGCTGGCCCGGCCGGAGTAGCGGCCGGTGTGGTCGATGCTGCGTCCGGCCAGCACGTCGGGGTCGGTGGACACAAACGCCGCGCCGACCAGCGCGGTCAACTGCTCCAGGACGGAAACGGTCACCGGGTCACAGTAGACAACTGTCGATTTTCCGGGGTGTGCCGGCGAAGGTCAGGGAGTGTTGGCGACCAATTCGACGCCCGAGCCGTTCCAGCGGAACTTCACCACGCTGGACAATCCGGGGATCCCGCTGGAATAGGTCAGCGCGACGGTGTCGCCGGTGCTCTGAGCCTCGTCGATACCGTTGAAGCCGAAGGTGTCCGGCGCCCCGCTGGAAACGAATTTGCCCTGGTGGAACAGCACCGCGCGGGTGTTCGGGTTGGCGGCGTTGGTGTTGGCCCGAACGACCACCGCGGACAGCTGGGCGCACTCGTTGTAGTTCCCGGCGATCGGCTCGGGGTTCCAGGCCTGGCCGCTGCGCGGATCCCGGGGCAGTTCGGAGACCGCCCGGGCGATGGCCGGCGCGGCAAGGTTGGTCGGGCACGGATCGGGCTCGGGGGTGGCGGGCTCGGGGGTTGCGGGCTGGGCCTCCACGGGCGCGGCCGACGACGAGACCGGGCCGGTGTGCGACGCGTCCGGGGTGATGGCCACGGTGGAGTCGCTGGACCCGCACGCCGTCAGGATCGACAGCAGCGTCGCCGCGATCGCGGAGCCGGCGGGGGAGATGCGCACGCACGGCAGGTTACCGGTCCCCGGCAAACACGGCGGTCCCCGGCCGATCGCGGTGCCACGCCAGTAGACTGACACCCCTGATGACCCACGCTGAGCCGGAGCAGACCGGTGACCTCGAGACCGCCGCCGAGCCGGACACCGCCGCGTCGGTCGCGGGGGTGAGCGAACCCGCGCCCGCCGCCGCCGAGCCCGAGCCCGAGCCGGTGAGTGAACCGGAGCCCGCCGCCGCCGAGCCCGAGCCGGTGGCTGAGCCCACCCCGGTTGCCGAGTCGACCCCGCCCGTGGCCGAGCCGACCCCGCCGGCACCGACCGAGGCCGAACCGGTGGCCGAGCCCACCCCGGTTGCCGAGGCGGAGCCTGACGCCGAGGCGGAACCGGTTGCCGCTCCGCCGGCACCGACCGAGCCCGGCTTCGCCGACCTGAACATCCATCCGGCGGTGCTGAAG contains:
- a CDS encoding LppP/LprE family lipoprotein produces the protein MPGTGNLPCVRISPAGSAIAATLLSILTACGSSDSTVAITPDASHTGPVSSSAAPVEAQPATPEPATPEPDPCPTNLAAPAIARAVSELPRDPRSGQAWNPEPIAGNYNECAQLSAVVVRANTNAANPNTRAVLFHQGKFVSSGAPDTFGFNGIDEAQSTGDTVALTYSSGIPGLSSVVKFRWNGSGVELVANTP
- a CDS encoding FAD-binding oxidoreductase, with translation MTVSVLEQLTALVGAAFVSTDPDVLAGRSIDHTGRYSGRASALVRPGSATEVAVALRICRDGGAHVTVQGGRTSLVAGTVPEHDDVLLSTERLTEIGEVDRTDRRVRAGAGVTAADLQAAARAADLVFGVDLAARDTATIGGMASTNAGGLRTVRYGNMGEQILGLDIALPDGSILHRHSEVRRDNTGYDLTALFVGAEGTLGVITGLDIRLHPAPAHRVTAIAGFDSLTALVDAGRLLRDVETIAALELIDPRGVAVAAERLGVAAPVSAHWLLLIELAGDDDQTERLADLLERLPLSAEPAVGIDTGDQQRLWRVRESVNEILGAYGPPLKFDVSLPLRQVEPFEQAAAALLAEHVPGAIPVLFGHVGEGNLHLNVLRCQPRDERALYTAMMDLIAAHHGNVSSEHGVGSRKREYLSMARTDVDIAAMRTVKAALDPTGYLNAAVLFAP